In Bacillus weihaiensis, the genomic stretch TCTTAGAAATTAGATTTACTCCTTTATTTACGAACGTTTATTCGCTAAAATGAAAGAGACTACTTTTGCTAGGTAGCAGGTAAAGAGGGTGGGAAAATGGAATTTAAACAAACATTATCTACATTATTAAAAACATTACAATCTGACAGCCAATTTTCAAATCAAATTGTACATTGGCAAACAATACCATCAAGGGAAGCGGTATTTTCAGAAATTCCCCTTGATCTAGATAGTCGTCTAAAAGAAGCATTAAATCGACGTGGAATTAATCAATTATACTCACACCAAAATGAAGCCTATGAATTTGCCAAGAAAGGGCAACATTTCGTCGCTGTAACACCGACTGCCTCCGGAAAAACACTTTGCTATAACTTACCCGTCTTGCAAAAAATCTTAGAAGATGAGAACAGTAGAGCTTTGTATTTGTTTCCAACAAAAGCTCTAGCACAAGATCAAAAATCAGAAATGAACGAATTAATAAGTGAAATGGGGGTGAACATTAACTCCTATACCTATGATGGAGACACGTCACCTGCCATTCGTCAAAAAGTAAGGAAAGCTGGTCATATTGTTATTACCAACCCTGATATGTTGCATTCGGCAATCTTACCGCACCATACAAAGTGGGTCTCTTTATTTGAAAATCTTAAATATATTGTTATTGATGAGTTACATATTTATAGAGGGATTTTTGGAAGCCACGTATCAAATGTGATTAGAAGATTAAAACGTATTTGTCGATTTTACGGTAGTAATCCTCAATTTATTTGTACGTCAGCAACAATAGCTAATCCAAAAGAACTAGCTGAAACTCTGACAGGAACAAATATGAGATTGATTAATAAAAGTGGTGCACCTGTTAGTAAGAAACACTTTATTTTTTATAATCCACCAATTGTTAATAAACCTTTGAATATTAGAAGAAGTGCTACATTGGAGGTAAGAAGATTAGCAGGTCATTTTTTGAAGAATAAAATCCAGACGATTGTTTTTGCAAGAAGCAGAGTAAGGGTAGAAATTATCTTAACGTATTTACATGAATTGGTTAGAAATGAGCTTGTGAAAAAGTCGATAAGAGGTTATCGTGGTGGATACTTGCCTAAACAGAGAAGAGAGATTGAACAAGGGCTAAGAAATGGAGAAATTCTTGGAGTTGTCAGTACAAATGCGTTGGAATTAGGAGTTGATATAGGGAGTTTACAAGTGTGTATTATGACAGGTTACCCTGGTACTATTGCAAGTGCATGGCAACAAGCTGGACGAGCTGGTAGAAGAAATGGGGAAGCTGTAATCCTTATGGTAGCTAGCTCCAGTCCGTTGGATCAGTACATTATTCAAAATCCTCAATACTTTTTTGAGCAAAATCCCGAAACAGCCATCATTAATCCGGATAATTTAGTTGTATTAGTTGACCATCTAAAATGCGCTGCTTTTGAACTTCCTTTTAAACAAGGTGATACTTTCGACGGTGTAGAATTAGAAGACATTTTACAATTCCTTGCTGAAGAGAGGGTCCTTCATTTTAACGATGACACATACCATTGGATGAATGATTCCTTCCCAGCGCATAACATTAGCTTAAGATCTGCTTCGCAGGAAAATGTTATCATCATTGATCAATCAGATCGAGGAAATGTTAAAGTAATTGGTGAAATGGACCGATTTAGTGCGATGACATTGTTACACGATGAAGCAATTTATCTTCACCAAGGTGTTCAATTTCAAGTCGAGAAGCTTGATTGGGAAGAGAAAAAAGCATTCGTTAGAGAAGTAGATGTAGATTACTTTACAGACGCAAATCTCGCCGTGCAATTAAAGGTTCTCGAAGAAGATATGCTGAAAGAAAAAAATGGCAGCCAAATAGGATTTGGAGATGTAACGGTTCAAGCCATGGCTACAATTTTCAAGAAAATAAAATTCGATACACATGAAAATATTGGCTCTGGTCCTATCTATCTTCCGGAAGAGGAACTTCATACAACTTCATCTTGGGTTAGCCTTGGGGAAGAAATAGTATCGAAATATACGGAAAAAAGAATGGAAGAGGCATTAGTAGGTGCAGCACATGTACTACAACATGTTTCTCCCTTAAAGGTCATGTGTGATCCTTCTGATTTACACGTTATTTCACAGGTTAAAGCCATTCACAACAACAAGCCAACAATTTTCATGTATGACC encodes the following:
- a CDS encoding DEAD/DEAH box helicase, encoding MEFKQTLSTLLKTLQSDSQFSNQIVHWQTIPSREAVFSEIPLDLDSRLKEALNRRGINQLYSHQNEAYEFAKKGQHFVAVTPTASGKTLCYNLPVLQKILEDENSRALYLFPTKALAQDQKSEMNELISEMGVNINSYTYDGDTSPAIRQKVRKAGHIVITNPDMLHSAILPHHTKWVSLFENLKYIVIDELHIYRGIFGSHVSNVIRRLKRICRFYGSNPQFICTSATIANPKELAETLTGTNMRLINKSGAPVSKKHFIFYNPPIVNKPLNIRRSATLEVRRLAGHFLKNKIQTIVFARSRVRVEIILTYLHELVRNELVKKSIRGYRGGYLPKQRREIEQGLRNGEILGVVSTNALELGVDIGSLQVCIMTGYPGTIASAWQQAGRAGRRNGEAVILMVASSSPLDQYIIQNPQYFFEQNPETAIINPDNLVVLVDHLKCAAFELPFKQGDTFDGVELEDILQFLAEERVLHFNDDTYHWMNDSFPAHNISLRSASQENVIIIDQSDRGNVKVIGEMDRFSAMTLLHDEAIYLHQGVQFQVEKLDWEEKKAFVREVDVDYFTDANLAVQLKVLEEDMLKEKNGSQIGFGDVTVQAMATIFKKIKFDTHENIGSGPIYLPEEELHTTSSWVSLGEEIVSKYTEKRMEEALVGAAHVLQHVSPLKVMCDPSDLHVISQVKAIHNNKPTIFMYDRYPGGVGLSKRLYENMHEVIEESISLLTNCPCHTGCPSCIGAEAFSESVKQDTYHLLQHLKDEVYVINQ